Proteins encoded together in one Sinorhizobium meliloti window:
- a CDS encoding pseudouridine synthase yields MTSKDKPTRPGGKAKGRDKKPHSGSEKPAARAAGNSPAAPAGADEPQRISKILSRAGVASRRDVERMIMEGRVSLNGVVLDTPVVNATLADRIEVDGHPIRGIERTRLWLYHKPGGLVTTNADPEGRPTVFENLPEDLPRVLSVGRLDINTEGLLLLTNDGGLARVLELPSTGWLRRYRVRAHGEIDQEALDRLKEGIAVEGVLYGAIEATLDRVQGSNVWITMGLREGKNREIKNVLGALGLDVNRLIRISYGPFQLGELPIGQVQEIRGRTLREQLGPRLIADAKANFDAPIYNDQPAAAEPEAEPANHAKAEWGNKREKAEDKRERALARLDTRRDDGRPNERGRSRGKPEERPVRPPVRRNRSSNVWMAPGARPTVEKKPKAAEDERSPKAARRAPAEGKRRDRPKDAAAKAAGGFDAERQGKGGKSAGRKDAAGAGGFERRRPLESAERKSRDHGDRPPRRPSGERAARPADDRISSEGRKENARPPRGDGKKSFAGDRPRANAGGKPVAGKPASGKPAAPRSSGPRAGKPAGSRPAGGKPGGRPGGGKPPGKGPQGRGK; encoded by the coding sequence ATGACATCCAAAGACAAGCCCACGAGGCCCGGCGGCAAGGCCAAGGGTCGCGACAAGAAACCTCATTCCGGCAGCGAGAAGCCTGCGGCACGGGCAGCCGGCAACAGTCCGGCAGCGCCCGCCGGTGCGGACGAGCCGCAACGCATCTCGAAGATCCTGTCGCGCGCAGGCGTCGCCTCGCGTCGCGACGTCGAGCGGATGATCATGGAAGGGCGGGTCAGCCTCAATGGCGTCGTGCTCGACACGCCGGTCGTCAATGCGACCCTTGCCGACAGGATCGAGGTCGACGGCCATCCGATCCGCGGCATCGAACGGACACGGCTCTGGCTTTATCACAAGCCGGGCGGCCTCGTGACGACCAATGCCGATCCGGAAGGCCGTCCGACGGTTTTCGAGAACCTGCCCGAGGATCTGCCGCGCGTTCTGTCGGTGGGCCGCCTGGACATCAATACCGAGGGCCTGCTGCTCCTGACGAACGACGGCGGGCTTGCCCGCGTGCTCGAGTTGCCGTCGACCGGCTGGCTGCGTCGCTACCGCGTGCGGGCGCACGGGGAAATCGATCAGGAGGCGCTCGACCGTCTGAAGGAGGGCATCGCGGTCGAAGGCGTTCTCTACGGAGCGATCGAGGCGACGCTGGACCGGGTGCAGGGCTCGAACGTCTGGATCACCATGGGCCTGCGGGAAGGCAAGAACCGCGAGATCAAGAATGTGCTCGGCGCGCTCGGCCTCGATGTCAACCGGCTGATCCGCATCTCCTACGGTCCGTTCCAGCTCGGCGAGCTGCCGATCGGTCAGGTTCAGGAAATACGCGGCCGCACGCTGCGCGAGCAGCTGGGGCCTCGGCTGATCGCCGATGCCAAGGCAAATTTCGACGCGCCGATCTATAACGATCAGCCGGCTGCTGCCGAGCCTGAAGCGGAGCCCGCCAACCACGCAAAGGCGGAATGGGGCAACAAGCGCGAAAAGGCCGAGGACAAGCGGGAGCGTGCTCTTGCCCGTCTCGATACCCGACGCGACGATGGTCGCCCGAATGAACGCGGCCGCAGCCGCGGTAAGCCGGAGGAGCGTCCGGTGCGCCCGCCGGTCCGGCGCAACCGCTCTTCCAACGTCTGGATGGCGCCGGGTGCGCGTCCGACCGTAGAGAAAAAGCCGAAGGCAGCGGAGGACGAGCGGTCGCCGAAGGCGGCGCGGCGCGCGCCTGCGGAAGGCAAACGGCGCGACCGGCCGAAGGACGCTGCGGCGAAAGCAGCGGGCGGCTTCGATGCGGAACGCCAGGGCAAGGGGGGTAAATCCGCCGGCCGCAAGGATGCCGCAGGTGCCGGCGGCTTCGAGAGGCGTCGACCGCTCGAAAGCGCGGAGCGGAAATCCCGCGACCATGGCGACCGTCCGCCGCGCCGGCCCAGCGGCGAGCGAGCGGCCCGCCCGGCCGACGACCGCATCTCGTCCGAAGGACGCAAGGAGAACGCTCGGCCGCCGCGTGGCGACGGCAAGAAGAGCTTCGCCGGCGACCGGCCACGTGCGAACGCCGGCGGCAAACCGGTTGCTGGAAAGCCGGCTTCGGGAAAGCCGGCCGCCCCTCGCTCGTCCGGCCCGCGTGCTGGAAAACCCGCCGGCAGCAGACCCGCTGGAGGCAAGCCCGGCGGTCGTCCGGGCGGCGGTAAGCCGCCGGGCAAGGGGCCGCAGGGCAGGGGGAAGTAG
- a CDS encoding GNAT family N-acetyltransferase has translation MAISIRDALPGDAATILRFITELATYEKAPHEVEATVERVHESLFGADAVARAVICEADGKPAGFAVWFYSYSTWQARKGLYLEDLYVSPEFRGSGAGKALLKHLARTAVAEGCGRFEWSVLDWNEPAIRVYEAVGAEPMSEWTRYRLAGKGLEAFAAD, from the coding sequence ATGGCTATCAGCATTCGCGATGCCCTTCCCGGTGACGCTGCGACGATCCTCCGTTTCATCACGGAACTCGCGACTTATGAAAAGGCGCCGCACGAGGTCGAGGCGACTGTCGAGCGCGTGCACGAGTCGCTCTTCGGAGCCGATGCCGTCGCGCGCGCCGTGATCTGCGAGGCCGACGGCAAGCCCGCGGGCTTTGCCGTCTGGTTCTACAGCTATTCCACCTGGCAGGCGCGCAAGGGATTATATCTGGAGGATCTTTACGTCTCGCCGGAGTTTCGGGGCTCGGGCGCCGGCAAGGCGCTCCTGAAGCACCTGGCGCGGACGGCAGTCGCGGAAGGCTGCGGCCGCTTCGAATGGAGCGTGCTCGACTGGAACGAGCCAGCCATCCGCGTCTATGAGGCCGTCGGGGCGGAGCCCATGTCGGAATGGACGCGTTACCGGCTCGCCGGCAAGGGATTGGAAGCGTTCGCAGCGGACTGA
- a CDS encoding nucleoside deaminase has translation MAETARFMQAALQEARKAAARGEVPIGAVIVLDGKMIAAAGNRTRERSDITAHAEIEAIRQAAAAVGDERLSGADLYVTLEPCTMCAAAISFARIRRLYYGAEDPKGGAVDNGVRFYASPTCHHVPDVYSGLAEREAADILREFFASRR, from the coding sequence ATGGCAGAAACGGCACGCTTCATGCAGGCGGCCCTTCAGGAGGCCCGAAAGGCGGCGGCACGCGGCGAAGTGCCGATCGGCGCCGTCATCGTGCTCGACGGCAAGATGATCGCCGCGGCCGGAAATCGCACCCGCGAACGCAGCGACATCACCGCACATGCGGAGATCGAGGCGATCCGCCAGGCGGCGGCCGCCGTCGGCGACGAGCGTCTTTCGGGAGCCGATCTCTATGTCACGCTCGAGCCCTGCACCATGTGTGCGGCTGCGATCTCCTTCGCTCGCATCCGCCGCCTCTATTATGGCGCGGAGGATCCCAAAGGCGGCGCGGTCGACAACGGCGTCAGGTTTTATGCTTCCCCCACCTGCCATCATGTGCCGGATGTCTATTCCGGTCTTGCCGAGCGGGAGGCCGCCGACATTCTGCGCGAATTCTTCGCCAGCCGACGTTAA